Proteins from one Monodelphis domestica isolate mMonDom1 chromosome 6, mMonDom1.pri, whole genome shotgun sequence genomic window:
- the LOC100013341 gene encoding malignant T-cell-amplified sequence 1 produces MFKKFDEKENVSNCIQLKTSVIKGIKNQLLDQFPGIEPWLNQIMPKKDPVKIVRCHEHIEILTVNGELLFFRQREGPFYPTLRLLHKYPFILPHQRVDKGAIKFVLSGANIMCPGLTSPGAQLYPAAADTVVAIMAEGKQHALCVGVMKMAAQDIERVNKGIGIENIHYLNDGLWHMKTYK; encoded by the coding sequence ATGTTTAAGAAATTTGACGAGAAAGAAAACGTGTCCAACTGCATCCAGCTGAAGACGTCCGTCATCAAGGGCATTAAGAACCAGCTGCTGGACCAGTTCCCGGGCATCGAGCCGTGGCTCAACCAGATCATGCCCAAAAAGGACCCTGTGAAGATCGTGCGCTGCCATGAGCACATCGAGATCCTGACTGTGAACGGGGAGCTGCTGTTCTTCCGGCAGAGGGAGGGCCCCTTCTACCCCACACTGAGGCTGCTTCACAAATACCCCTTCATCCTGCCGCACCAGCGCGTGGACAAGGGCGCCATTAAGTTCGTGCTCAGTGGTGCCAACATTATGTGCCCTGGCCTGACCTCCCCAGGCGCCCAGCTCTACCCAGCTGCCGCCGACACCGTGGTGGCCATCATGGCTGAGGGCAAACAGCATGCTCTCTGTGTGGGCGTCATGAAGATGGCGGCCCAAGACATCGAGAGGGTCAACAAGGGCATAGGCATCGAAAACATTCACTACCTTAACGATGGCCTGTGGCACATGAAGACATACAAGTGA